The Tenebrio molitor chromosome 5, icTenMoli1.1, whole genome shotgun sequence genome segment GCAACAAAGGTAAAAGATTTACCTTCTAATtatgtgatttatttaatatgAACATTTTTAGGCCTTCGTATTATCGGAGGACAAGAAGCAAGAGCCGGTCAATTTCCATTCGCAGCAGCAATAACCGTTCAAACAGAAACCAGTCAGTTCTTCTGTGGGGGCGCTCTGATCAACAACGACTGGATTCTGACATCTGCTCATTGCGTCACCGGGTAAATCTACTCAAAATAATGTTAACAAACGGTTCAATGCGAATTTTCAGGGCAGTCACTGTTACTATCCGTCTTGGCTCCAACAACTTGCAAGGATCTGATCCCAATCGTATTACTGTGGCCAGTTCCCATGTAGTACCACATCCAGAATTTGATCCGGATACTTCAGTTAACGACATTGGACTTGTCAAGCTCCGAATGCCTGTCGAATTTACAGATTATATCCAACCAATAAACTTAGCTTCAACTCCTCTACCAAATTCTGCAGCTCCTACTGCCATCGGATGGGGACAAACCAGCGATGGTACTGaatgattttaattgaaaaaggtATTTTTGACAACGTATATTTCAGATGATCCAGAGTTGTCCAACGGACTCAATTATGTGGGTTTGGCTGTTTTATCAAACGAAGAATGCAGAATGGTTTATGGTAATCAACTTACCGACGATATGGTCTGTGTCGAAGGAAATTTCAACGAAGGAGCTTGCCTTGTAAGTTtggcaaatgtaaaatgtgaaatcagtgtaaattttgtttcttgCAGGGTGACAGTGGCAGTCCTTTGGTGGTACGCTTGATTGGAGGTCTGTTCTTGCAGCACGTTGGAGTGTTCAGTTTCTACAGTGGCAACGGCTGTGAAAGCACTGATCCTTCAGGATACACAAGAACGTACGCTTATATTGACTGGATCAGAGAGACGGCAAACATCACCATGTTCTAAGTACgttcattttgaatcaccaaGTGATATAAAGAATGTGTCAAAATTGGATAGTTTGGTTCAGGACtggaaacattatttttataattgtaataaaaatagaccaataaaatttttatgaataagagaaaaaattatttatcaatttatcatgATAGTGCTTTCGCTAAATTTATTCTCGTTCAAATCAGACATCAGAAAGA includes the following:
- the LOC138131013 gene encoding brachyurin-like, translated to MKFLVVLISCVAAICAKQIPAHAKSNKGLRIIGGQEARAGQFPFAAAITVQTETSQFFCGGALINNDWILTSAHCVTGAVTVTIRLGSNNLQGSDPNRITVASSHVVPHPEFDPDTSVNDIGLVKLRMPVEFTDYIQPINLASTPLPNSAAPTAIGWGQTSDDDPELSNGLNYVGLAVLSNEECRMVYGNQLTDDMVCVEGNFNEGACLGDSGSPLVVRLIGGLFLQHVGVFSFYSGNGCESTDPSGYTRTYAYIDWIRETANITMF